The Hahella sp. HNIBRBA332 genome window below encodes:
- a CDS encoding sigma-54-dependent Fis family transcriptional regulator — MATSISDSRLPIEAQLAFIQDNPLMDLLDSFCEGSIIVDQKARIRWLSDKYRLLLELPEDAAKYVGRPVEEAIPNSMMRQVVESGRPILLDLMRIRGTWMVVTRMPIRDDQDQVIGGIGFVFYKQLDYMKPLVEKFGRLRGVPTTAEKQLADMRQAKYSFADFIGQSPVIRELIRRARQAAELDTTVLLLGETGTGKEVLAHAIHHASVRAERPFVGVNMAAIPESLLEAEFFGAAPGAYTGADRKGRIGKIQLADGGTLFLDEVGDLSLSLQTKLLRVLQEQEFEALGSNRIIRVNVRIIAATSRNLKQMVETGEFRSDLYYRLNVLPIEVPPLRDREGDIELLVGNMLRQFCDASALPFRKLNAEAMQLLRTYHWPGNVRELHNTLERAFIFAEGTELTVADFAHLQGAGDKEKRREAVKPLSEAMAEAERNFLKQAMSACNGNRSASAKALGISRATFYEKLQKHALI, encoded by the coding sequence ATGGCAACCTCAATTTCAGACAGTCGGCTTCCTATCGAAGCCCAATTAGCCTTTATTCAAGATAATCCTTTGATGGATCTGCTGGACAGTTTTTGCGAAGGCAGCATCATTGTCGATCAAAAAGCCCGAATTCGCTGGCTCAGCGACAAATACCGCCTTCTGCTGGAACTGCCGGAAGACGCCGCGAAGTATGTCGGCCGCCCGGTGGAGGAAGCCATTCCCAACAGCATGATGCGTCAGGTGGTGGAAAGCGGCCGCCCTATTCTTCTCGATCTCATGCGCATTCGCGGCACCTGGATGGTGGTGACCCGTATGCCGATCCGGGACGATCAGGATCAAGTCATTGGCGGCATTGGTTTCGTGTTTTACAAGCAGTTGGATTACATGAAACCCCTGGTGGAAAAGTTCGGTCGCCTGCGCGGCGTGCCCACCACGGCGGAAAAACAGCTGGCGGACATGCGGCAGGCGAAATATTCCTTCGCGGATTTCATCGGGCAAAGCCCGGTCATCCGTGAACTGATCCGTCGCGCGCGCCAAGCGGCGGAGCTGGACACCACCGTTTTACTGCTGGGCGAGACCGGCACTGGCAAAGAAGTGCTGGCCCACGCCATCCATCACGCATCGGTGCGCGCGGAGCGGCCGTTCGTTGGCGTCAACATGGCGGCGATACCGGAAAGCCTGTTGGAAGCAGAGTTTTTTGGCGCAGCGCCTGGGGCTTACACCGGGGCGGATCGCAAAGGGCGAATTGGAAAAATCCAGCTCGCGGACGGCGGCACTCTGTTTTTGGACGAAGTCGGCGACTTGTCTCTGAGCCTGCAGACCAAGTTATTGCGGGTGCTGCAGGAACAAGAGTTCGAAGCCCTGGGCTCCAATCGCATCATTCGCGTCAACGTACGCATCATCGCCGCCACCAGCCGCAATCTGAAGCAAATGGTGGAGACCGGAGAATTCCGTTCTGACTTGTACTATCGCTTAAACGTTTTGCCTATCGAGGTGCCTCCACTGAGAGACAGAGAAGGCGACATCGAGCTACTGGTCGGCAATATGCTGCGACAGTTCTGCGACGCTTCCGCGTTGCCATTTCGCAAGCTCAACGCAGAAGCGATGCAATTACTGCGAACCTACCACTGGCCAGGGAATGTGCGAGAGCTTCATAACACATTGGAACGCGCGTTTATTTTCGCAGAAGGAACGGAGTTAACCGTGGCGGATTTCGCCCATCTGCAGGGGGCCGGAGATAAAGAAAAACGTCGCGAGGCCGTCAAGCCGCTATCGGAGGCCATGGCGGAGGCGGAGCGCAACTTTCTCAAGCAGGCGATGTCCGCCTGTAATGGCAACCGCTCCGCCAGTGCGAAGGCGCTGGGGATATCCCGCGCCACCTTTTATGAAAAATTGCAGAAGCATGCGTTGATTTAA
- a CDS encoding TRAP transporter substrate-binding protein translates to MHLHGTSSSLSSRTLAKVLIVATLTCAGAAQAADKVRWKMQAAYGSNLPALGDTIPGVMESLNKASGGRIMIKHYEPNKLAPTLDITEAVKSGKIEAGYTWLGYDQGRIASSVLFSSVPFGMEPWEYIAWWYEGEGRQMAEEIYHRDNIHPLLCGLTGPETAGWFKKEINSLEDVKGLKVRFAGIGGQIMQDLGASVTVLPGGEIFQALEKGAIDATEFSLPAVDQKLGFNKVAKYNYFPGWHQPHSAFHLVVNKQEWDAVSENDKEMINLACQAGVTRDLARSEAIQGRAMEQLEADGAAARRLPESILRSLQEVTKKVLDAEAAKDADFKKVYENQLAFGAQYKRWKQLGYLPRDF, encoded by the coding sequence ATGCATTTACATGGAACCTCATCATCCTTATCTTCGCGCACGCTCGCCAAAGTTCTCATTGTCGCCACACTGACTTGCGCAGGAGCGGCGCAGGCGGCCGACAAAGTACGCTGGAAAATGCAGGCGGCGTACGGCAGCAACCTTCCCGCCTTGGGCGACACGATTCCCGGCGTCATGGAGTCGCTTAACAAAGCCTCCGGCGGCCGCATCATGATCAAGCACTACGAGCCCAATAAACTGGCGCCCACACTGGATATCACCGAAGCCGTCAAAAGCGGGAAAATCGAAGCCGGCTACACTTGGCTGGGATACGACCAAGGCCGTATCGCCTCCTCCGTACTGTTCTCCTCCGTTCCCTTCGGTATGGAGCCCTGGGAATATATCGCTTGGTGGTATGAAGGCGAAGGCCGCCAGATGGCGGAGGAAATCTATCATCGCGACAACATTCATCCCCTGCTGTGCGGCCTGACCGGGCCGGAAACCGCAGGTTGGTTTAAAAAAGAGATTAACAGCCTGGAAGACGTCAAAGGCCTGAAAGTCCGCTTCGCCGGTATCGGCGGTCAAATCATGCAGGACCTGGGCGCTTCTGTGACGGTATTGCCTGGCGGCGAAATCTTCCAGGCGCTGGAGAAAGGCGCTATCGATGCGACGGAATTCTCCCTCCCCGCCGTCGACCAGAAACTGGGTTTCAACAAAGTCGCCAAATACAACTATTTCCCCGGCTGGCATCAGCCGCATTCCGCTTTCCATTTGGTAGTCAATAAACAGGAATGGGACGCCGTCTCCGAGAACGACAAAGAGATGATCAATCTGGCGTGTCAGGCCGGCGTCACACGCGATTTGGCGCGCAGCGAAGCCATTCAGGGCCGCGCCATGGAGCAGTTGGAGGCTGACGGAGCCGCCGCCCGCAGATTGCCGGAAAGCATACTGCGCAGTCTGCAGGAAGTAACCAAAAAAGTACTCGATGCAGAAGCCGCCAAAGATGCGGATTTCAAGAAAGTATACGAAAACCAGCTGGCGTTCGGAGCGCAGTATAAGCGCTGGAAGCAGTTGGGATATCTGCCGCGCGACTTCTAA
- a CDS encoding TRAP transporter small permease subunit, giving the protein MQAHPIKADSANTDALSDASSSQSELLRHKRGLDASPQNFSPSSFEHHHAFSNLNAAASPPPELPHTRLSRLLDICVRRVGEASAWIWPILMLVIMTNVVMRYFFGEGRIEFEELQWHLYAIGFLTALAYCYQSDDHVRVDVVHERLSLKSRCWIELLGILFLLIPFLTLLTYYAYPFVYGAWLSGERSLSPGGLPYRWAIKAALPVGLLLLSIATASRFSRVFAYLFLKPR; this is encoded by the coding sequence ATGCAGGCGCATCCTATTAAGGCTGACAGCGCCAACACCGACGCACTGAGCGACGCATCATCGTCTCAGAGCGAGCTATTGCGCCATAAGCGCGGTCTCGACGCATCCCCACAAAATTTCTCTCCCTCATCTTTTGAACATCATCACGCTTTCTCCAACCTAAACGCCGCAGCGAGCCCGCCGCCAGAGCTGCCGCACACACGACTGTCCAGATTACTGGACATATGCGTGCGTCGAGTCGGCGAGGCCAGCGCCTGGATCTGGCCCATCCTGATGCTGGTGATCATGACCAATGTCGTGATGCGCTACTTTTTCGGCGAAGGGCGCATTGAGTTCGAAGAGTTACAGTGGCATCTATACGCCATTGGATTCCTCACCGCACTGGCGTATTGCTACCAGTCCGACGACCACGTGAGAGTGGATGTCGTCCATGAGCGTCTTTCTCTGAAATCCCGGTGCTGGATTGAGCTTCTCGGCATTCTGTTTTTGCTGATTCCGTTCCTTACGTTACTGACCTATTACGCATATCCCTTCGTCTATGGCGCCTGGCTCAGTGGTGAACGCTCTTTGTCTCCCGGCGGGCTGCCTTATCGATGGGCTATCAAGGCGGCGCTGCCCGTTGGCTTGTTGCTTCTCTCTATCGCGACGGCGTCCCGTTTCAGCCGCGTGTTCGCCTATCTTTTCCTGAAACCGAGGTAA